TTTGGTTTTCCAAAATCATTAAGAAATAAATCGTTCGTCTTTGAGGGTCTCCCATTTGAACACATTACGTCTATGCATGACAGGCTTCTACGAAGCTATCATGGGTCAAATATTGTACACTCACAAGAAGAAGTGGATATGTTATTGATGAATCCTCCAATGGGAAAATACATTCATGTAGCTTCCGTCGAACCGTGCTTAAGTATATCCGATAATTACAACAGTAGTGACAAGAAAAGCTCAATTAACAACAAAGTGCGGATGTACATTGAGAATAGAGATTTGAGGACTTTCAGTAATTCTCGACGTTTGCCAGGCGCAAAAGGAGTCACTGACCTGTGGGTGGAGGAATATACGTATCATACTATGAATACTTTTCCAACACTAATGAATAGATCAGAAATTGTAAAGGTTACGAAGAGCAAACTTTCTCCACTTGAAAATGCAATTCGTTCCTTACAAGTTAAAATACAGGAGTTATATGGGCTTGAAAACATGTGCAATAAAACTCTGAAGGACCACGGTGATGTGAACGATTTATTTACCGAGCTTTCTACAAATATTACGGGAACAATATCAGCTCCAGTTAATGGAGGCATATCACAGTACAAGGCCTTTTTAGAACCCTCCACATCCAAGCAGTTCAGTACTGATGATTTAGGAAGATTGACGCTAGCTTTTGATGAGCTTGTTGCAGTATTAGGTCGCTGTCTAACGTTGCATGCAGAACTACTACCATCAAAGGATCTAAAACCATCACATGATCTTCTAGTGCGTCTTTTTGAGGAAAATTTCGCTGAGGAGATAGAAAGATATAGTCGTACTCTCAGTGAGGCCAATCGTAGCAGGAATAACATGATTACTGCTCGAATAATTTCGCACAAGAACCCCAATAAAAAGGCAAGCTTTTCTGGAAGGGATCATCACACCTCAGGGTCCAATCATAGCCAATTTGTATTAGAACATAGCGACTCATTTGGCCCAAACAGTTtactttttggaaaatatttaaCAAGAACGTTATCCCACTCGTCCACTACGAGCAGTTTGGATAAAAGTGGAATTGTTTCCGGCACTTCGAGCACCTTTTTGGCAGGGTCACAGCCAAACACCAACACAGATTCACAGCACAAGCATGATTACTCACATTCGGGATAATATGTCAGAAGTTGTTCACTATAAAATATACGCATATGTAatcatttatttattcattCATGACTTTTAGTTGAAAAGGgcacatttttctttgtcgtaaaagtgaagaagacagcgaattttttcctttctccTTCAAGTATTGcttttttgataaagtaTTTTTCGAAATATTGATACAATTATTGAATCTTTGTACCgtatcctttttttccttttttctaaGGATTCTTCACGTTGTAATTTAAAGTGTACAGGGAAGAAAAATCGTCAATTTTACCGGGCCAGATTGTCTCAGGAAGATAAGTTCCATTTTCCGCTATAAAATTCTGACGTTCTTCCTGGTCCTGAGCATCTAAATTCTGCAACTGCTTTTCACAATCTTTCAATATAGTTTTCATTCTGTTTGCCACATCCTTTCTCCTCTTTGCTTCTAGAACTAAGTTACCGTAgctttcttcaaaattatcatAAAATTCACAAAGTTCCTTAGTTGTTTGAATATCTTGTGTACAggaatttttgaagctATCAATCAGATTGGAAATATCTTTAAAGATTAATAGATATTCCAAATTTCTATTGAAATCGTTTATTATTTCAGAAACTTCGCTGTGTAGTTCTgtcttttcctttatttttgcctGCAAAAATTGACCCAAGTTAAGAATTGTTTTGTCCACGTCATCAATTACCTCATGCAGagttttgaaaatgttGTATAGTTCTTTGTCGTCGCCTTGTACCACCTTAAACAGCTCCTCACGTTCATCgttatcaatttttttatcttgtAACAGCAATGTCTTATCAAAGTGCTGTGTCAATGAATTCATTATCTCTGCTAAATCTTTTTCAAGGTCCGTTAGTTCCCTGCTAAACTGCTCTGCAACATTTGTTTCCATCAGGTTATCTATACCAAATTTACTTTGGAATTTTTGAGTTACGTCCGTCAACTTGGTATCAATCAGTTCTTTGTTAACTTTTCTGACCATATTTTCGTATTGAAGCTTaatgttttcaatttgacGCTCAATTACTGGCACTTCTTTCAGTTTGTCATTCAATAAGTTAACGTTGTCTCTCGAGATGTAATCTCCTAGTTTAGAGGGATCGGTATCATCTTTTTCTGATATGCTCAATTCATTTACTATACCATCCAACCTTTGTACTTTAGAAGTGATTTCATATTGCCAGTACTTCATCTCATCAACTAAGACCACTAAGACAGCTTGATTCCATTGTTTCTGGATTAGCTTTGTCCCAATGCCTTCCTTTAAAATAGTGTAAAGAAACTTTCCTTGCTGTCTCAAGCCAACTATTAGAAAATTGAGTTTTGAAATACTCAACTGCCAAGatgacaattttttcttaatatCTACAATCCTTAAATTAGCACTTGAACATAAAAGTTGAGCATCGGTCAGCGTTTTCCTGGCATTATTAACAAATTTTGTAACATCTGCTTCGTTCATAGGTGTTAAATACGTTGATAATATCCTCGCAGTATCGAATTTATCGTACGTTATGCGACTTTCAAATAATTATCAAGTTAGGGATATCTTGCAATTTTTAATACTGAGGCCTTAGAGCGCGCATCTAGTATTTACATTATGtcaaaacaataacaaaaatccaaaatttCGAAATAGTACAACCGAGAGAGGTCGAAGAACTTAAGCCTTCAGTACGCCAAAACATGGAGGATTCGGACTCCAACACAGATAAAaagttctttttcaaaaaaagaagaatcGATTCCTATAATTATAGCGATGAGGAAGATAATAATTCAAGCATGAATAGTGACATGACATACACTAATGATGCCTTGAAAACTAGTAGCGGCAATGCCCCAACGATCTCAAAATTAACGAAGACATATGGTATTGGTGCGAAGTTACTTTCGAGTATGGGATATGTTGCGGGAAAAGGCCTTGGGAAGGATGGTTCTGGTATAACTACACCAATAGAAACCCAAAGCCGACCTATGCACAATGCAGGTCTAGGAATGTTTTCAAATACCAACTCCAGTAACTATCACAGTGAAAATGAGGATTACTTGAGCTCTGAGGATGAGGTGGTTGAAGGTATAGAACAAgtcaaattcaataaaaccTCCACGGAGGTTTTAGGCGAAGCGTTGTTAAATGATAGTGGTGATATGACTATAGTGCGAACACTGAGAGAATTGAGGTTAGCAGGGGTACAATTACCAGAGAGTATCCTAAAAGAATTAGACCCTTTAAATGCAGTACCAAAGCCGAAAAAAGATGTTGTTGTGGAGATATTGCAAGAGCTGCTGggtattgaaaaaagtttgGAAGCTATTCGTCAGCGCACCTCTCCGTTAGAAGTGCAAGTCAAAGAATATTATGGACAAGAGAGGCTTCTTTCTGAATTGGAGGTTACTTTGAGGGACGAAAGCAAGCATGTTTCCCTGTATGATAAGATTGGTGctattttaaaattgtCCGACGACGAGCTCATAGATAGGCTAACGTCCTGCTTATTGAGAAAAGAATTACTAATAGAATTTGATTTGGATCATTTAGAAAAGCCAAACGATATACTTGATGAGTTAACGCAAATTATAGAACTACTCGCATATAGAATGGATACAACTTcgaaatttttgaacagGACACAAACAACAATCTTTAAAGTTATATATCCCAaactcaaaaaattttgggaAGGGTTTGATATGACTAAATCAAAAATCGACAGCGCTATCACCCTATTACTGGATTTCCAACAAGTGCTAAGTTTTATCGGGTGTAAAGAGCATATCATGGAGGAATTCGTCTATCCAAAGCTATTACAGGAATTAGATAATTGGGAACTTCACGATGAAGTAGACCATGTTTCGCCAAGAATATGGGTCTTGGATTTTATGGTTTTAATTGACGATAAGATCAAAGACACAATTGTGGACAAGATTGaagcaaaattttttgcttatTGTAAAAATTGGTACCATAGGGAATCATTTTGTATCACTAATTCTGATATTATATTTATCAAAGAACTTATCTGCGAACGAAGatattacaaaattttatgTAAAGAGTTTCTTCCTAAATTCCTGGACGAGCTGTGGGAAAGACATAATGACCCCATCTACGAGTTAGAGGATTGGAAGGAAAAACAGgaatggaaagaaaaagattctggatttttctattttatgaaaaaactGAGAAGTTATACCCATTATTTTCATCCAAAACAGTATGAATTGATGATGCGGGGAACctttaataatataaacaaaatacTCTATCAATGGCATCTTTATAGTACAGTGGAAGACTTACACAAGTCAAAGTGGTGGCTTAATTGGCTGATGAATACGGTATTTGAGCACTCTTTACCAACAGAAATAGAACTATCGGAGATCAGAAAAAGCTATAATATATTCGCTATGTCTCATAGGTACCACCTTGATAAATCTACATTAGATGAAGATTTCGATTTGAGACAGGGTTTACGAAACTTAATGGAAACACAAGTGATCGACGATATTAGTCAAAGCGAACAAGAACCTACCTATACTGTACAAAATATTCCGCTTGGAAAAGTTAGCAGCTCTTTCAAGGATGTGGTAGAAGACTACTGCCTGGAAAAAGGGTACTTGATCAGCAAAATACCAAATAGGTACACTCAACTGCCATATGGAAGAGACCAAGATTGTATAGTTCCTTTATTTGAGATCCGAAAcgggaagaaaaaaatggaagtTGCTTTGAAACATGATATTCTTTGGGTGGAGGATTCCAGTGGGACCTTTAAGCCAATTTATTTATGGGCCCTTGACCTCTAGAAAGTACCTATAAAAGAGGTGAGATAGGCACgatttatatattattgtcgaaaaacaaaattgatTAGATTactaaataaataataattgCATTACCATTTTTAGACAATGGATTAATTTAAAGTGGAGTCTATTAATTCCCCTTATTTGATAGTTGTTGGTATTTTGCCCTTGAAatgtttccaaaatttaTTGTTTAAACTTTTATACTTCGCTAGACTCTCGTAGTTAGACTGTTAAGAGTTGTGGCAGAAGGAAACGAGTTTCGGATGGGATCAAAGGACCTTTTTTATATCAAGATCAAATGGAGCTGttattttccaagaaaGACAGAAGAAAGCCCGAATGTGGCTAAGTAGTGAGCCTAATCAAGTAGTCAGCTTCACTTGATATTAGTTTATACGATTACTATTTTAATGGAGTTTTTAGCTCACTAAATAATttaatgcaaaaaaaataaacgaCCCCAGTGAGGGTTGAACTCACGATCTTGCGATTAACAGTCGCACGCCTTAACCAACTTGGCCATGGAGTCTTTTATTTCCGATATCTGCTGAGttaaaaattatataatattattgatagCTTCTATCATTGACCTTCAATTACTTATGTTGgaatatcaaaaatgtgagattttttttttcaaatagtTTTGAAGAATCAGCGAATAATTTGATACTTTTTGGGATTCTTGTTAGTAACGGCTATTGTTGGAGTTAAACTTCTTTAAATTTGTAGAGtatgtggattttgatgtaattgttgggattccattgtgattaaggctataatattaggtatgtagatatactagaagttctcctcgaggatttaggaatccataaaagggaatctgcaattctacacaattctataaatattattatcatcattttatatgttaatattcattgatcctattacattatcaatccttgcgtttcagcttccactaatttagatgactatttctcatcatttgcgtcatcttctaacaccgtatatgataatatactagtaacgtaaatactagttagtagatgatagttgatttttattccaacataccacccataatgtaatagatctaatgaatccatttgttagttaatagtttaaatgtttttatcggaagaggttttgtcatcacatcagcaatgttcttcttggtctcgatgtagtatacgtataaattattacctgatacttcatctctaagtctcattgcctttgtgccaaaaaatctgtttctaaatttctcttcatttatttctagttcatcctggtctatataatgacctggttgacctggagctctaagtttctttccttttgggttcaaaggtacgtttagtttgggtaatttttctgtcaaggatttttccatacctaatttcatgtacttgcttctttgatatttgatctCTAATCCAAGTATGTCGTactgaatttcgttatcaccttcacccagatttattatctttgtatcgtattgtttcttgagtgttgttatgattttcttatttgcatttaagtctttgctgaataatatcatatcatcaacgaataagcaaattgttacttgactattcttaaatacgcatgaccatccGCGAACTTCTTGCATGTCGCaacaatttattaaatatgaTTTAATGGTTTCATACCAGTTTGcaccactttgtttcaaacCATAGAGTGATTTTCTCAAACGTAGTaacttatcattcaaacctaaatgtggtggaggtcttatgtataattcttctttgatatcagCATATAAGTAAGCAGAGGATATGTCCAGCTGTGTGATATAATAGTCATTGTCTAATGCGATTGACAATGACGTCATCAGTGCATAGTGATGTACggtattggattgcatATCAGAATCATATGTATCGGGGTGTTGAATGTCGCttcttgcaacaaatctagctttGTGTGTACCAtcacgtttcttgttaaatataaacattgagtttattacttttttagGATCTATGTCATTTCtatcataatatttgtttgtatCCCAAgtgttcattttcaatagttggctaatttctttatgatAAGCTTCAACATAtctgtctttttctttgttgtctttaTTATATGTAATTGCTTCATCATATCTTAAGGTCGTTCGAACTGGTTTGATCGATTTCACTCCTTTTATTGCTGCAATTAAATTTATgcgtttcttcgatcttgGTGGTTCCAGACTTCTcatattcttattattccatgtgtctcgGGATACCtcaatttcagtttcattatcttctaatgatcttttcttacttttgGTAGTAGTCAGAACATTAGAATCatccataccacccaaactggaattagtcTGACGAGAGTGTATGTgtggaatatcttttgaaacatcAGAAGTGTCCGTAGGAGATTTATGGGTTAAGTCAGGAAGTGGGAGGTCGTCAAGAATAGAATCAGCCgtaacattttttgaggatttgTCAGGCATTATATTAGGAGTCGCATGGTCAGAAGATCGATATTCTGGCGGATCCGTATCAATGGAGGGTGTATTATCACATACAGCCTTTGTTTCTATGGAGATGATGGGAGTAGTGGATTCACTGTTGGACGAACGGTCATCTATTGAGGGCGTACTATTTGTAGTCCtgtatttgatatttgtaTCACTATTTCGTTGAATATATGGTT
Above is a genomic segment from Saccharomyces cerevisiae S288C chromosome XII, complete sequence containing:
- the ATG17 gene encoding protein kinase regulatory subunit ATG17 (Scaffold protein responsible for phagophore assembly site organization; regulatory subunit of an autophagy-specific complex that includes Atg1p and Atg13p; stimulates Atg1p kinase activity; human ortholog RB1CC1/FIP200 interacts with p53, which inhibits autophagy in human cells); this encodes MNEADVTKFVNNARKTLTDAQLLCSSANLRIVDIKKKLSSWQLSISKLNFLIVGLRQQGKFLYTILKEGIGTKLIQKQWNQAVLVVLVDEMKYWQYEITSKVQRLDGIVNELSISEKDDTDPSKLGDYISRDNVNLLNDKLKEVPVIERQIENIKLQYENMVRKVNKELIDTKLTDVTQKFQSKFGIDNLMETNVAEQFSRELTDLEKDLAEIMNSLTQHFDKTLLLQDKKIDNDEREELFKVVQGDDKELYNIFKTLHEVIDDVDKTILNLGQFLQAKIKEKTELHSEVSEIINDFNRNLEYLLIFKDISNLIDSFKNSCTQDIQTTKELCEFYDNFEESYGNLVLEAKRRKDVANRMKTILKDCEKQLQNLDAQDQEERQNFIAENGTYLPETIWPGKIDDFSSLYTLNYNVKNP
- the SPP382 gene encoding mRNA splicing protein SPP382 (Essential protein that forms a dimer with Ntr2p; also forms a trimer, with Ntr2p and Prp43p, that is involved in spliceosome disassembly; found also in a multisubunit complex with the splicing factor Clf1p; suppressor of prp38-1 mutation), coding for MEDSDSNTDKKFFFKKRRIDSYNYSDEEDNNSSMNSDMTYTNDALKTSSGNAPTISKLTKTYGIGAKLLSSMGYVAGKGLGKDGSGITTPIETQSRPMHNAGLGMFSNTNSSNYHSENEDYLSSEDEVVEGIEQVKFNKTSTEVLGEALLNDSGDMTIVRTLRELRLAGVQLPESILKELDPLNAVPKPKKDVVVEILQELLGIEKSLEAIRQRTSPLEVQVKEYYGQERLLSELEVTLRDESKHVSLYDKIGAILKLSDDELIDRLTSCLLRKELLIEFDLDHLEKPNDILDELTQIIELLAYRMDTTSKFLNRTQTTIFKVIYPKLKKFWEGFDMTKSKIDSAITLLLDFQQVLSFIGCKEHIMEEFVYPKLLQELDNWELHDEVDHVSPRIWVLDFMVLIDDKIKDTIVDKIEAKFFAYCKNWYHRESFCITNSDIIFIKELICERRYYKILCKEFLPKFLDELWERHNDPIYELEDWKEKQEWKEKDSGFFYFMKKLRSYTHYFHPKQYELMMRGTFNNINKILYQWHLYSTVEDLHKSKWWLNWLMNTVFEHSLPTEIELSEIRKSYNIFAMSHRYHLDKSTLDEDFDLRQGLRNLMETQVIDDISQSEQEPTYTVQNIPLGKVSSSFKDVVEDYCLEKGYLISKIPNRYTQLPYGRDQDCIVPLFEIRNGKKKMEVALKHDILWVEDSSGTFKPIYLWALDL